Proteins encoded in a region of the Bacillota bacterium genome:
- a CDS encoding polysaccharide biosynthesis protein, which produces MRFKQLAYLLVDILLIVLALLLAFFLRFGVDIPDKYREFLLFLIPVAIVIKVAVFYASGFYRQLWKYASLREGLRLVQGISASSLILLGALFFIRRVEIPRAVLVIDWLLTLGLIGTSRFVTRAKKDFFTSPSQAKNIDQKNVIIVGAGEAGSILVKHMQRHPDRGYKPIAFLDDDPSKQGLMIHGVRVIGNTRAIPRIMAEYLVDEIVLAIPSASSKDRRRIALECRELGIPCKTVPDFSELVDGEASILQIRDIDPKELLGRKEVEIDLKETADCYKDKVILITGAAGSIGSELCRQATFLEPAKIVAVDISENGLYHLEEEMTSWLDDDKALFETHIMDVRNKAAVTRVFEKFKPQVVFHAAAYKHVPIMQKHPIEAMENNFLGTRTMIEVAKEYTCERFVFISTDKAVNPTSVMGLSKYFSEQAVKLAASDSDTTKFMAVRFGNVLASNGSVIPKFKRQISNGEAVTVTHPDITRYFMTIHEAVHLVIQATAMGSGGEIFVLNMGEPVRILDLAKSMIRLFGFEPGKDIKIVYTGLRPGEKMFEELFAENETVNNTKHPQIFEVLSEFDKELVSQILNEVESIINEGDNTKLSDFLHQGYLSRISPGGKKSYNYLR; this is translated from the coding sequence TTGAGATTTAAGCAGCTTGCTTATCTGTTAGTTGATATATTGTTGATCGTACTTGCCCTGCTCTTGGCATTTTTCCTTCGCTTTGGCGTAGATATTCCGGATAAATACCGGGAGTTTCTCCTGTTCCTAATACCGGTTGCGATAGTTATTAAGGTTGCGGTGTTTTATGCATCCGGTTTTTACCGGCAGCTTTGGAAATACGCGAGCCTAAGAGAAGGCTTGCGGCTAGTACAGGGAATATCTGCCTCATCGCTTATCCTTCTCGGCGCGCTTTTCTTTATCCGGCGAGTCGAGATTCCAAGAGCGGTACTTGTTATCGACTGGCTCTTGACGCTAGGGCTAATAGGAACAAGCCGCTTTGTTACTCGCGCAAAAAAAGATTTCTTTACCAGCCCAAGCCAAGCCAAGAACATAGACCAGAAAAATGTAATTATCGTGGGTGCGGGCGAGGCAGGCTCGATACTGGTCAAGCACATGCAGCGCCACCCTGACCGTGGCTACAAGCCCATCGCGTTTTTGGATGATGACCCATCAAAGCAAGGGCTTATGATCCACGGAGTTAGAGTCATTGGAAATACCCGTGCAATTCCAAGGATCATGGCGGAATACCTTGTGGATGAGATAGTCTTGGCCATCCCTTCTGCCTCAAGCAAAGACAGAAGACGCATTGCACTGGAGTGCAGGGAGCTTGGCATACCGTGTAAAACTGTCCCCGACTTCTCCGAATTAGTTGATGGCGAAGCAAGCATTCTGCAGATACGGGATATCGACCCGAAAGAGCTTCTGGGCAGAAAAGAAGTTGAGATCGATTTAAAAGAGACCGCCGACTGCTATAAAGACAAGGTGATTTTAATCACCGGTGCCGCAGGATCAATCGGCTCTGAGCTATGCAGGCAGGCCACATTTCTTGAGCCGGCAAAGATAGTCGCCGTTGATATCTCTGAAAATGGCCTCTACCACCTGGAAGAAGAGATGACCTCCTGGCTGGATGATGACAAAGCCCTCTTTGAGACCCATATCATGGATGTAAGAAACAAAGCAGCAGTTACCAGGGTTTTTGAAAAATTCAAGCCCCAGGTAGTTTTTCACGCCGCTGCTTACAAGCATGTGCCCATTATGCAGAAACACCCTATCGAGGCCATGGAGAACAACTTTTTAGGTACCCGCACCATGATAGAGGTTGCCAAAGAGTATACCTGTGAAAGGTTTGTCTTTATATCCACAGACAAGGCGGTAAATCCAACCAGTGTAATGGGGCTTTCAAAATACTTTAGCGAGCAGGCGGTCAAGCTTGCTGCAAGTGACTCGGACACCACCAAATTTATGGCGGTTAGATTTGGAAACGTGCTGGCAAGTAACGGCAGTGTGATACCCAAATTCAAGAGGCAGATAAGCAACGGTGAAGCGGTAACTGTAACCCACCCCGATATTACAAGGTACTTTATGACAATTCATGAAGCAGTGCATTTAGTCATACAAGCCACCGCAATGGGCTCTGGCGGCGAGATATTTGTGCTTAACATGGGCGAGCCGGTTAGAATCCTTGACCTGGCTAAGAGCATGATTCGCCTCTTTGGTTTTGAACCGGGCAAAGACATAAAGATAGTCTACACGGGGCTGCGGCCCGGCGAGAAGATGTTTGAGGAGCTGTTTGCAGAGAACGAGACGGTGAATAACACAAAGCATCCTCAGATATTTGAAGTGCTCAGCGAGTTTGATAAAGAATTAGTATCACAAATATTGAATGAGGTCGAGAGCATAATCAACGAGGGTGACAACACCAAACTCTCAGACTTCTTACACCAAGGCTATCTCTCTCGCATATCTCCTGGTGGCAAAAAATCCTATAACTATTTACGATAA
- a CDS encoding O-antigen ligase family protein encodes MLSISWSSFEKLTFQRSALIFTPATLLFLAAHSDRRHEETFWRIAIGMAIFGTSLAAIGLIVYAFGKTDLSLAIQTLRIGPLKIVQVVTASEPVTRISSFCSNPNALAAWLLITIPLTLALFLGRKISALSFTILSGMQAMALLLTFSRAGIMVAAIASALLILLSAPSGFAFAKRVYLLIAISVVFGLLAYLFLFNSHSGLPDRFSISLAGRESAWSASWNYFLKHPFTGVGFGVSQETILNPIGWSATAHNCYITVLSEIGLVGFLLFIGLWLLAIVVLVQKILSCKRQGLSRECLILIAAASILIALMPYQIFETTILRSGFHMLFWIYLIALSTQSSLEVDN; translated from the coding sequence ATGCTATCAATTTCTTGGAGCAGTTTTGAAAAACTAACTTTTCAGCGAAGCGCTCTTATCTTTACTCCTGCCACGCTCCTTTTTCTTGCTGCCCATAGCGATCGCCGGCACGAAGAGACATTCTGGAGAATTGCGATAGGCATGGCCATCTTTGGAACATCGCTTGCTGCTATTGGCCTTATTGTTTATGCCTTCGGTAAAACAGATTTGTCCTTGGCAATACAGACCCTCAGGATTGGACCTCTTAAAATAGTACAGGTGGTTACTGCCTCCGAGCCGGTAACCAGGATATCATCCTTTTGTTCTAATCCTAACGCCCTTGCAGCTTGGCTCTTGATTACAATACCGCTTACGCTTGCTCTTTTTCTTGGCCGAAAGATATCAGCTTTGTCGTTTACTATCCTTTCTGGCATGCAAGCGATGGCGCTTTTACTTACGTTTTCGCGTGCCGGCATCATGGTGGCTGCAATAGCATCCGCGCTTCTCATCTTGCTTTCTGCTCCTAGTGGCTTCGCGTTTGCAAAAAGGGTCTATCTACTGATAGCCATATCTGTTGTTTTTGGATTGCTTGCCTACCTCTTCCTTTTTAATTCTCACAGCGGCCTACCGGACCGATTTAGTATATCTTTAGCTGGCAGAGAGAGCGCGTGGTCGGCTAGTTGGAATTACTTCCTGAAGCATCCCTTTACAGGCGTGGGTTTTGGGGTCTCTCAAGAGACAATACTTAACCCAATCGGATGGAGTGCTACCGCTCACAACTGCTATATTACCGTTTTATCAGAGATAGGATTAGTCGGATTCTTGCTTTTTATTGGACTCTGGCTGTTGGCCATTGTTGTTTTGGTGCAAAAAATCCTTTCATGTAAGAGACAGGGCTTAAGCAGAGAATGCCTGATTTTAATTGCGGCAGCCTCCATTTTGATAGCTTTAATGCCTTATCAGATTTTTGAAACAACGATCTTGCGAAGCGGATTTCACATGCTTTTCTGGATTTACCTAATTGCTTTGTCAACCCAAAGCTCGCTAGAGGTTGACAATTGA
- a CDS encoding O-antigen ligase family protein: MVELEKDKSGYLIYSASKSVLYLTVVAAVTGSALLTFDVKTFTVSPFRALIPLLWVLFVADVFFRRKALSAHNYKNVRYYLFFLALWISYAILSLAWADSRVAAVKDILLLFTGLSLIFFLVLYFTKLEDLKRLYYLWLVTLVVTIGIGYWNIFTGKQLFEHPEIPAAFRALYMHIPRATFFNQNDYATYLALSIPFVLAFIRFVGNKLGMVAGLALIVLVFHQLLLTNSRANYVAIIIGVVFWFIFLLRGKDKLKVLAIAILLVLILFVASPGQMHRASILVQKQLTSIFVNPDPVDDTLGVRERLIANCLIFLKQHYGFGVGAGNVEYHMAKFAVYDNEGVLDAHNWWVEVATNYGIFIFISYLMFYCGLLVRIFRAYFKLESPFEKMIGESMLVGFFIFPVAATSSSSIMGFGPQWFFFAFSLAFLSYYRNKSISDSTPKPSTI, from the coding sequence ATGGTTGAATTAGAAAAAGATAAGTCTGGTTATTTAATTTATTCAGCAAGTAAGTCGGTCCTTTACTTAACAGTAGTTGCGGCAGTAACAGGATCGGCCCTTCTAACATTTGATGTGAAAACTTTTACCGTATCCCCATTTCGGGCTCTAATTCCTCTACTTTGGGTTCTTTTTGTAGCCGACGTTTTTTTTAGGCGAAAAGCGCTCAGTGCACACAATTATAAAAACGTAAGATATTATTTATTTTTCCTGGCTTTGTGGATTTCTTATGCAATTCTATCCCTTGCGTGGGCCGACTCGAGAGTTGCGGCCGTTAAAGACATCCTGCTTCTGTTTACCGGCTTGTCCCTGATTTTTTTTCTAGTCCTTTATTTTACCAAGCTAGAGGATCTCAAGCGTCTTTACTATCTATGGCTAGTAACGCTGGTGGTTACGATAGGAATCGGCTACTGGAACATATTTACCGGGAAACAGCTCTTTGAGCATCCCGAAATCCCTGCGGCGTTTAGAGCGCTTTACATGCATATACCAAGGGCGACTTTCTTCAACCAGAACGATTATGCAACTTACCTGGCTCTTAGCATCCCCTTTGTTCTTGCCTTCATAAGATTTGTCGGCAACAAACTTGGGATGGTCGCAGGATTGGCTCTTATTGTGCTTGTATTTCATCAGCTTCTCCTTACCAACTCAAGGGCTAATTATGTCGCTATAATCATTGGTGTTGTTTTTTGGTTTATATTTCTATTAAGGGGCAAAGATAAGCTAAAGGTGTTAGCAATAGCTATATTGCTGGTGCTTATATTGTTTGTTGCTTCTCCTGGCCAAATGCATAGGGCATCTATCTTAGTGCAAAAACAGCTAACGAGCATCTTTGTCAACCCCGACCCAGTAGATGATACACTAGGCGTGCGCGAAAGGTTGATCGCTAACTGTCTAATCTTTCTTAAGCAACATTATGGTTTTGGTGTGGGGGCAGGAAACGTCGAGTACCACATGGCAAAATTTGCAGTGTATGATAACGAGGGTGTGCTCGATGCCCATAACTGGTGGGTTGAGGTAGCCACAAACTACGGCATATTTATCTTTATTAGCTACCTGATGTTTTACTGTGGGCTGCTTGTGAGAATCTTCAGAGCCTATTTCAAACTAGAAAGTCCTTTCGAGAAAATGATAGGTGAATCGATGCTTGTGGGATTTTTTATCTTTCCTGTCGCGGCTACGAGCTCTAGTTCTATTATGGGGTTTGGTCCACAATGGTTTTTCTTTGCTTTTTCGCTTGCCTTCTTGAGCTATTATAGAAACAAAAGTATCTCAGACTCGACGCCAAAGCCAAGCACCATTTAA
- a CDS encoding glycosyltransferase family 2 protein, which translates to MKKVQVLLSTYNGSKYLRPLLDSLLNQDYANLEILIRDDGSTDDTPGVLEEYLHVENVRVLREKNIGVAKSFFRLLSLSSHDADYLAFCDQDDIWESDKISRAVDMLSSYHNKEPALYFSRLKIVDEDLSFVKLSEMPQGEPSFRNALVQNIATGCTIVINAKARDLIVKNLPSSALWHDWWAYLVVSAFGKVVFDEEAKILYRQHSSNAVGSKVGFLNSWAARAQRFTKTGHRLLITKQAEEFNRIFSSCLDKENYKVLKRFILERKTLWGRIKYAVSPDVYRQTRLDNIVLRLLIAFNRL; encoded by the coding sequence TTGAAAAAAGTACAAGTTCTACTATCGACATATAACGGCTCAAAATATCTAAGACCCCTTCTAGATAGCTTGCTAAACCAGGATTATGCCAATCTGGAGATACTCATCCGTGATGACGGGTCAACCGATGACACACCTGGCGTACTTGAGGAATACTTGCATGTAGAAAACGTAAGAGTGCTCAGAGAGAAAAATATCGGTGTTGCAAAAAGCTTCTTCCGACTGCTCTCATTGTCCTCACACGACGCCGACTACTTAGCATTCTGCGACCAGGATGATATCTGGGAGAGTGACAAAATTTCACGAGCTGTGGATATGCTATCAAGTTATCACAACAAAGAGCCTGCACTATATTTTAGCCGATTAAAAATTGTGGATGAGGATTTATCTTTTGTGAAGTTGTCTGAAATGCCGCAGGGCGAACCTTCGTTTAGAAACGCCCTTGTGCAAAACATCGCTACCGGTTGTACAATAGTTATTAATGCAAAAGCAAGGGACCTGATTGTAAAAAATTTGCCTTCATCGGCTTTGTGGCATGATTGGTGGGCCTACCTTGTGGTGTCTGCCTTTGGGAAGGTCGTCTTTGATGAGGAGGCTAAGATACTCTACCGGCAGCATTCAAGTAACGCTGTTGGCAGCAAAGTTGGCTTTTTGAACTCTTGGGCGGCAAGAGCGCAGCGTTTTACAAAAACAGGACACCGTCTTTTGATTACCAAGCAGGCAGAGGAGTTTAACCGTATCTTCAGTAGCTGTCTTGATAAAGAAAACTATAAAGTCCTGAAACGCTTCATCCTTGAGCGCAAAACACTCTGGGGCCGGATAAAATATGCTGTCTCCCCTGATGTATATCGCCAAACAAGGCTTGACAATATCGTTTTAAGGTTGTTAATTGCTTTCAATCGCCTTTAG
- a CDS encoding glycosyltransferase family 4 protein: protein MKKLLIVTTVSSTLQAFILPFARHFRGKGWQVDAMASGAPTCLECVGSFDRAWDAKWSRNPAAPSNLSGILQVKKEIRTLIEREDYDLVHVHTPVASFVTRYALRKLRSKGGPKVIYTAHGFHFYPGGPLLKNSLFISLEKLAGRWTDYLIVINREDEEAARKNRIVPAERLYYMPGIGVDTDYFNPKKVSAADVEQVRKELGLRKDQPLFLMIAEFIPRKRHQDLLLAFSRLNNPDAHLALAGTGELVDDMKALAQRLDVAGRVHFLGSRRDIPALIRASAATLLTSQQEGLPRSVMESLSLEVPVIGSNIRGTRELLSDGCGLLVQLGDIDGYAEAMAQVLKSPQEARAMAKRGRAKMIGKFDIKLIIKAHEELYAKAMGVENALT, encoded by the coding sequence ATGAAAAAATTACTTATAGTAACCACCGTTTCATCTACTTTACAAGCATTTATCCTGCCATTTGCCCGTCATTTCCGGGGCAAGGGCTGGCAGGTTGATGCAATGGCATCAGGTGCCCCTACCTGCTTAGAGTGCGTTGGGTCCTTTGACCGGGCATGGGATGCAAAATGGTCGCGAAATCCAGCAGCGCCATCAAACTTATCAGGTATTTTGCAGGTTAAAAAAGAAATTCGCACGCTAATTGAGCGTGAAGACTACGACTTGGTGCATGTACACACCCCAGTTGCCTCCTTTGTGACTCGCTATGCCCTACGAAAGTTGCGGTCAAAAGGCGGACCCAAAGTCATCTATACGGCACATGGATTTCATTTCTACCCGGGCGGACCACTTTTAAAAAACAGCTTGTTCATATCCCTTGAAAAATTAGCCGGCAGATGGACCGATTATCTGATAGTCATAAACCGTGAAGACGAAGAAGCAGCCCGGAAAAACCGTATCGTGCCAGCAGAGAGGCTCTACTACATGCCCGGAATCGGTGTTGACACCGACTATTTCAATCCCAAAAAAGTATCCGCTGCCGACGTTGAGCAGGTGCGCAAAGAACTCGGCCTTAGAAAAGACCAGCCGCTCTTTTTAATGATTGCCGAATTTATCCCCCGCAAGCGACATCAAGACCTGCTTTTAGCTTTTTCCCGCCTAAACAATCCCGATGCACACCTGGCGCTTGCCGGCACCGGTGAGCTGGTGGATGATATGAAGGCGCTGGCGCAGAGGCTTGATGTTGCCGGGCGGGTACATTTTCTAGGGTCTCGCCGGGATATCCCTGCCCTCATCAGAGCCTCAGCCGCCACTCTTTTAACATCACAGCAAGAGGGGTTGCCCCGCAGCGTGATGGAGTCGTTAAGCCTTGAGGTGCCAGTGATAGGATCCAACATACGCGGAACCCGCGAGCTTTTATCCGATGGCTGCGGGCTCCTTGTCCAGCTAGGAGATATCGATGGCTATGCGGAGGCAATGGCGCAGGTCTTAAAGAGTCCGCAAGAGGCACGCGCTATGGCAAAGCGGGGGCGCGCAAAAATGATTGGCAAATTCGATATAAAATTAATAATCAAAGCCCACGAGGAGCTATATGCAAAAGCCATGGGGGTAGAAAATGCGCTCACCTAA
- a CDS encoding sugar transferase has protein sequence MRSPKLKRVFDILISSAILLILLPVILATAIAVRLSLGSPILFRQERPGLRGRIFKIYKFRTMRDVFDANGKQLPDEERLTSLGRFLRSTSLDELPELFNVLKGDMSLVGPRPLLVEYLDRYTDEQARRHEVMPGLTGWAQVNGRNALTWEEKFALDVWYVDNWNMWLDLKILWLTLVKVFKREGISAPDHATMPEFKGGKEI, from the coding sequence ATGCGCTCACCTAAGCTTAAGAGAGTCTTTGATATACTTATATCCTCAGCAATCCTTCTTATCCTGTTGCCTGTAATTCTGGCAACAGCTATAGCCGTCCGCCTTAGCCTGGGCTCACCCATCCTCTTTCGCCAGGAACGCCCAGGGCTAAGGGGAAGGATTTTTAAAATCTATAAATTCCGCACAATGCGAGATGTGTTTGATGCAAACGGAAAGCAGCTCCCGGATGAGGAGAGGCTAACTTCGCTTGGGCGGTTCTTGCGAAGCACCAGCCTTGATGAGCTCCCAGAGCTTTTCAATGTGCTTAAAGGGGATATGAGTTTGGTAGGTCCACGGCCGCTTCTAGTTGAATATTTAGACCGCTACACAGATGAGCAGGCCAGGCGCCATGAGGTAATGCCGGGGCTGACCGGCTGGGCCCAGGTAAACGGGCGCAATGCGCTGACCTGGGAGGAAAAATTTGCGCTTGATGTCTGGTATGTGGATAATTGGAATATGTGGCTAGACCTTAAGATCCTCTGGTTAACGCTAGTTAAGGTGTTTAAGCGAGAGGGTATAAGCGCGCCTGATCATGCCACGATGCCCGAGTTTAAAGGAGGCAAAGAGATTTAA
- a CDS encoding ATP-grasp domain-containing protein, protein MNVLLTSAGRRTSLLEAFKEAVYQRGGKVFAGDIDGLAPSLYLADQGFKLPKAKSPEYIPCLLELIEKHKIRLIVPTIDTELPALSAASAEFKKRGCTALVSSEELVAISGDKWRSVKTFGERGLRVPRSWLPEEIAPENQTNLPESLFIKPRDGSASQNTYRVSRSSLTSLLTQVPNPIIQEDIDSPEITIDALLDLNGRIIHFVPRLRIRTLAGESIQGVTIADTKIRSWLIQALDVIASLGGRGPITLQAFLTEGGPTISEVNPRFGGGFPLTLAAGGNYPEWILEMLEGKDVSPRLGEYKKGLYMTRYYVEIFKEEPLWQ, encoded by the coding sequence GTGAACGTCCTTTTAACCAGCGCCGGAAGAAGAACGAGCCTTCTAGAAGCGTTTAAGGAGGCCGTCTACCAGCGCGGGGGCAAGGTTTTTGCGGGCGATATCGACGGGCTAGCTCCTTCTCTTTATCTCGCAGACCAGGGATTTAAGCTGCCCAAGGCAAAAAGCCCCGAATATATACCCTGCCTGTTAGAGTTGATTGAAAAACATAAAATCCGCCTTATTGTCCCAACAATCGATACCGAGCTGCCGGCGCTATCTGCCGCTTCGGCCGAGTTTAAAAAGCGGGGCTGCACCGCGCTTGTATCATCGGAAGAGTTGGTTGCTATAAGCGGGGATAAGTGGCGCTCAGTTAAGACATTTGGCGAAAGAGGGCTGCGGGTGCCGCGCTCCTGGCTGCCGGAAGAGATTGCCCCTGAAAACCAGACCAATCTGCCAGAGAGTTTGTTTATAAAGCCAAGAGACGGAAGCGCAAGCCAAAACACATACCGGGTAAGCCGAAGCTCGCTGACATCTTTGCTTACTCAGGTGCCAAACCCAATTATTCAAGAAGATATCGACTCACCCGAGATAACAATAGATGCACTGCTTGACTTAAATGGAAGAATAATTCACTTTGTTCCTAGACTTAGGATCCGCACGCTGGCTGGCGAGTCTATTCAGGGAGTCACAATTGCTGATACCAAGATACGCAGCTGGCTTATCCAGGCGCTAGACGTTATTGCCTCACTTGGCGGCAGGGGGCCGATAACCCTTCAGGCATTCCTAACTGAGGGAGGGCCTACTATCTCAGAGGTAAACCCGCGCTTTGGTGGTGGCTTTCCGCTAACTCTGGCGGCAGGAGGTAACTACCCAGAATGGATTTTAGAGATGCTTGAGGGCAAAGATGTCTCTCCACGGCTGGGCGAATATAAGAAGGGATTATACATGACGCGCTACTACGTAGAGATATTTAAGGAGGAGCCGCTGTGGCAGTAA
- a CDS encoding HAD-IA family hydrolase — MAVRLGVVFDLDDTLYLERDYVQSGFKSVASLLQDRAGIDSEQAFESLWGFFEKGVRGNSFDLLFEVYPELSGQVKIEDLVQAYRAHEPIIEPIAGVVDLVYELRGRGCRLGLLSDGPLKSQQAKLRALSLEDAFEPLVLTDAWGRNFWKPHPRGYELFAKTWGFHPQEMVYIGDNPEKDFLCPNKLGWHTIRLKIKGQLRFAEEPVSPDYAPGLEASSFADLRELLDRLIVNLVS, encoded by the coding sequence GTGGCAGTAAGGCTAGGGGTGGTTTTTGACCTTGACGATACGCTATATCTTGAGCGCGACTATGTGCAAAGCGGCTTTAAAAGTGTTGCCAGCTTGTTGCAAGACAGGGCTGGGATTGACAGTGAGCAGGCGTTTGAGAGTTTATGGGGTTTTTTTGAAAAGGGCGTGCGCGGCAACTCTTTTGACCTGCTCTTTGAGGTTTATCCTGAGCTGTCAGGGCAGGTTAAAATAGAGGACTTGGTGCAAGCCTACCGTGCGCATGAGCCAATAATTGAGCCAATAGCAGGTGTGGTGGATTTAGTCTATGAGCTGCGGGGCAGGGGATGCCGGCTAGGTCTATTATCCGATGGGCCCCTGAAGAGCCAGCAAGCCAAATTAAGAGCACTTAGCCTCGAGGACGCATTTGAGCCACTTGTCCTAACGGATGCCTGGGGGCGCAATTTTTGGAAGCCGCACCCAAGAGGATATGAGCTCTTTGCCAAGACCTGGGGCTTTCATCCACAGGAGATGGTCTACATCGGGGACAATCCGGAAAAGGATTTTCTCTGCCCCAATAAACTTGGCTGGCATACCATACGCCTGAAAATAAAAGGCCAGCTTAGATTTGCAGAGGAGCCCGTCTCCCCCGATTATGCGCCTGGTTTGGAGGCTAGCAGTTTTGCTGATTTAAGAGAGCTGCTGGATAGATTAATTGTAAACCTAGTAAGCTAG
- a CDS encoding DegT/DnrJ/EryC1/StrS aminotransferase family protein, whose protein sequence is MSLAIDGGKPIRTEPFAPWPYFAEDEIEAAARVLKSGKVNYWTGEEGRLFEKEFAKAAGCKYAVAVANGTVALELALYALGIGPGDEVIVPSRTFIASASCAVMRGAVPVVADVDAESQNLTIEAIRAALTPKTKAIIAVHLAGWPCDMDPIMELARKHGLKVIEDCAQAHGATYKGRPVGSLGDVAAFSFCQDKILTTGGEGGMLTTNDKDVWEKAWSFKDHGKSFEAVYHRVHPPGFRWVHESFGTNWRMTEMQSAIGRVVLKKLPGWVDTRRLYASILTERLSKLPAIRVTSPPKDFGHSYYKYYIFIRPEKLKGGWDRNRIMAAVHAEGIPCSTGSCSEIYLEKAFENKGLKPAGRLKVAKELGETSLMFLVHPTLSEKDIEDTCLAVEKVMAEAAI, encoded by the coding sequence ATGAGTCTTGCGATAGATGGCGGAAAACCGATTCGCACAGAGCCCTTTGCGCCTTGGCCGTACTTTGCTGAAGATGAGATCGAGGCAGCGGCAAGGGTCCTTAAATCGGGCAAAGTCAACTACTGGACCGGTGAAGAGGGGCGGCTTTTTGAGAAAGAGTTTGCTAAGGCAGCTGGCTGCAAATATGCGGTTGCAGTTGCCAACGGTACTGTTGCCCTTGAGCTTGCTTTATACGCCCTTGGTATTGGCCCGGGAGACGAGGTCATTGTCCCCAGCCGCACTTTTATTGCCTCGGCAAGCTGTGCTGTCATGCGAGGTGCAGTCCCTGTAGTTGCTGATGTCGATGCCGAGAGCCAAAACCTGACCATCGAGGCAATAAGAGCTGCCCTCACACCAAAGACCAAGGCGATAATTGCCGTTCATCTAGCTGGCTGGCCTTGCGATATGGACCCCATTATGGAGCTAGCTCGCAAGCATGGCCTAAAAGTAATTGAGGACTGTGCGCAAGCCCACGGCGCAACTTATAAGGGGCGCCCGGTTGGCTCGCTGGGAGATGTGGCCGCCTTTTCCTTCTGCCAAGATAAGATTCTAACCACCGGCGGTGAGGGTGGCATGCTCACCACTAACGATAAAGATGTTTGGGAGAAGGCTTGGTCATTTAAAGACCACGGCAAAAGCTTTGAAGCTGTCTACCACCGGGTGCACCCCCCGGGTTTTCGCTGGGTCCATGAGTCCTTTGGAACCAACTGGCGGATGACCGAGATGCAATCAGCAATCGGAAGGGTGGTTTTAAAAAAGCTCCCAGGGTGGGTCGATACCCGCCGCCTGTATGCAAGCATCCTAACAGAGAGGCTATCAAAGTTACCGGCCATCCGGGTCACATCGCCGCCAAAAGACTTTGGGCACTCCTATTATAAGTACTATATTTTCATCCGTCCAGAAAAGCTCAAGGGGGGCTGGGATCGAAACCGCATCATGGCAGCTGTCCATGCCGAAGGAATACCTTGCTCAACAGGAAGCTGCAGCGAGATATATCTTGAGAAGGCCTTTGAAAACAAAGGTTTGAAGCCGGCCGGGCGACTCAAGGTCGCAAAAGAACTGGGTGAGACAAGCCTGATGTTTCTCGTTCACCCCACGCTTTCTGAGAAAGATATAGAAGACACCTGCCTCGCTGTTGAGAAGGTTATGGCTGAGGCAGCAATATAG